The following proteins are encoded in a genomic region of Triticum dicoccoides isolate Atlit2015 ecotype Zavitan chromosome 1B, WEW_v2.0, whole genome shotgun sequence:
- the LOC119349216 gene encoding histone H3.2-like, with amino-acid sequence MARTKQTARKSTGGKAPRKQLATKAARKSAPATGGVKKPHRFRPGTVALREIRKYQKSTELLIRKLPFQRLVREIAQDFKTDLRFQSSAVSALQEAAESYLVGLFEDTNLCAIHAKRVTIMPKDIQLARRIRGERA; translated from the coding sequence ATGGCCCGCACCAAGCAGACGGCGAGGAAGTCCACCGGCGGCAAGGCGCCGAGGAAGCAGCTGGCCACCAAGGCCGCCCGCAAGTCCGCCCCGGCCACCGGCGGCGTCAAGAAGCCCCACCGCTTCCGCCCCGGCACCGTCGCGCTCCGCGAGATCCGCAAGTACCAGAAGAGCACCGAGCTGCTCATCCGCAAGCTCCCCTTCCAGCGCCTCGTCCGCGAGATCGCCCAGGACTTCAAGACCGACCTCCGCTTCCAGTCCTCCGCCGTCTCCGCCCTGCAGGAGGCCGCCGAGTCCTACCTCGTCGGGCTGTTCGAGGACACCAACCTGTGCGCCATCCACGCCAAGCGCGTCACcatcatgcccaaggacatccagCTCGCCCGCCGCATCCGTGGCGAGAGGGCCTAG